A single region of the Eleginops maclovinus isolate JMC-PN-2008 ecotype Puerto Natales chromosome 4, JC_Emac_rtc_rv5, whole genome shotgun sequence genome encodes:
- the LOC134862622 gene encoding COUP transcription factor 2-like — MAMVAWRNTEGVGDSQGTLSSPVSQVAPMSLPGELSGHMNPASSLEIPQAAAAHQGAPPPNPSSTTTTTTANNNNTSSSSSSSSSMDKQQNQQIECIVCGDKSSGKHYGQFTCEGCKSFFKRSVRRNLSYTCRANRNCPVDQHHRNQCQYCRLKKCLKVGMRREAVQRGRLPTQSYHGQFALTNGDPLQCHSYLSGYISLLLRAEPYPTSRFGSQCLQSNNIMGIENICELAARMLFSAVEWARNIPFFPDLQVTDQVALLRLTWSELFVLNAAQCSMPVHVAPLLAAAGLHASPMSADRVVAFMDHIRVFQEQVEKLKVLHVDSAEYSCIKAIVLFTTDACGLSDVAHVEGLQEKSQCALEEYVRSQYPNQPNRFGKLLLRLPSLRTVSSSVIEQLFFVRLVGKTPIETLIRDMLLTGSSFNWPYMPIQ; from the exons ATGGCTATGGTGGCGTGGAGAAACACCGAGGGCGTCGGGGACTCTCAGGGGACACTCTCCTCCCCTGTGTCCCAAGTTGCCCCTATGTCTCTTCCCGGGGAGCTTTCGGGACACATGAACCCGGCGTCTTCTCTGGAAATAccccaggcagcagcagcacaccaGGGCGCACCGCCGCCCAATCCGTCCAgcactactactaccactaccgccaacaacaacaacacatcctcttcatcttcttcctcctcgtccaTGGACAAACAGCAGAACCAGCAGATCGAGTGCATCGTGTGTGGGGATAAATCCAGCGGGAAGCACTACGGACAGTTCACATGTGAAGGATGTAAGAGCTTCTTTAAACGCAGCGTCAGGAGGAACCTGTCATACACCTGCAGGGCCAACAGGAACTGTCCCGTGGACCAGCACCACCGTAACCAGTGCCAGTACTGTCGCCTGAAGAAATGCCTCAAAGTCGGCATGAGAAGGGAAG ctgtGCAAAGAGGCAGACTTCCCACCCAATCTTACCACGGCCAGTTTGCTCTGACAAACGGAGACCCTCTGCAGTGTCACTCCTATCTATCGGGATACATATCTCTCCTGCTGCGGGCCGAGCCCTACCCGACGTCCAGGTTCGGCTCTCAGTGCCTGCAGAGCAACAACATCATGGGTATCGAAAACATCTGTGAGCTGGCGGCCAGGATGCTCTTCAGCGCCGTGGAGTGGGCCCGCAACATCCCTTTCTTCCCGGACCTGCAGGTGACTGACCAGGTCGCTTTGCTCCGCCTCACATGGAGCGAACTGTTCGTGCTGAACGCCGCCCAATGCTCCATGCCCGTCCATGTTGCCCCGCTGCTGGCCGCCGCGGGCCTTCACGCCTCCCCGATGTCCGCGGACCGGGTGGTTGCCTTCATGGACCACATCCGGGTCTTCCAGGAGCAGGTGGAGAAGCTCAAGGTGCTGCACGTGGATTCAGCAGAGTACAGCTGCATCAAGGCCATCGTGCTGTTCACAACAG ATGCTTGTGGTTTGTCGGACGTGGCGCATGTGGAGGGTCTGCAGGAGAAATCCCAGTGTGCTTTAGAGGAGTACGTGAGAAGCCAGTACCCCAACCAGCCTAACAGGTTTGGGAAGCTGCTACTCCGCTTGCCGTCCCTCCGCACCGTCTCTTCTTCTGTCATAGAGCAGCTTTTCTTCGTGCGTCTGGTGGGGAAAACACCCATAGAAACGCTGATAAGGGACATGCTGCTGACTGGGAGCAGCTTCAACTGGCCTTACATGCCTATTCAATAG